One part of the Xylanimonas allomyrinae genome encodes these proteins:
- a CDS encoding OsmC family protein: MVPGDKARYSAGELFLAAVASSHMVRFLEIASQVGLVVVEYTDHVVATARLGSRGDGMLTDLTLHPSVTVRPGPHANAAEVLLLHERAQSMSLVRPCLTIGVGIMSGRLTVLAEE, translated from the coding sequence GTGGTTCCGGGGGACAAGGCTCGCTACAGCGCGGGCGAGCTGTTCCTCGCCGCGGTCGCTTCGAGCCACATGGTGCGCTTCCTGGAGATCGCCTCCCAGGTGGGGCTCGTCGTGGTCGAGTACACCGATCATGTCGTCGCCACGGCCCGGCTCGGCTCGCGTGGTGACGGCATGCTGACGGACCTGACGCTCCACCCGAGCGTGACCGTGCGGCCGGGGCCGCACGCCAACGCCGCGGAGGTCCTGCTGCTGCACGAGCGCGCGCAGTCGATGAGCCTGGTGCGCCCGTGCCTGACGATCGGGGTCGGCATCATGTCGGGCCGGCTGACGGTGCTCGCCGAAGAGTGA
- the rapZ gene encoding RNase adapter RapZ — MTEPTNPPTVPHGVPAVEAAAHPPERQEPEVLVITGMSGAGRTRAASVLEDLDWFVVDNLPPMMIIPLVDLMTRAGSAVERLAVVVDVRGRQYFAELAESLGHLRDAGVQYRILYLDASDEELVRRFEAVRRPHPLQADGRILDGIAEERRALASLVERADTVIDTTTLSVHDLAREVRAAVGDGAPEVLRVNVVAFGFKYGLPLDADHVVDVRFLANPYWITELRHLTGRDAAVRDFVLTRPGARQFVDRYVSALEPVLAGYLHEEKRYATLAVGCTGGKHRSVAIAEEIAARLRAQGLRVTVTARDLGKE; from the coding sequence ATGACGGAGCCGACCAACCCGCCCACGGTCCCGCACGGGGTTCCCGCGGTCGAGGCCGCCGCGCACCCGCCCGAGCGGCAGGAGCCCGAGGTTCTCGTCATCACGGGGATGTCCGGTGCGGGGCGAACCCGTGCCGCGAGCGTGCTCGAGGACCTCGACTGGTTCGTGGTCGACAACCTGCCACCGATGATGATCATCCCGCTCGTCGACCTCATGACGCGGGCGGGCTCGGCCGTCGAGCGGCTCGCCGTCGTCGTCGACGTGCGCGGCCGGCAGTACTTCGCCGAGCTGGCGGAGTCCCTGGGGCACCTGCGCGACGCGGGAGTGCAGTACCGGATCCTGTACCTGGACGCCTCGGACGAGGAGCTCGTGCGGAGGTTCGAGGCGGTGCGGCGGCCGCACCCGCTCCAGGCCGACGGGCGCATCCTCGACGGCATCGCCGAGGAGCGCCGCGCCCTCGCCTCGCTCGTCGAGCGCGCCGACACCGTCATCGACACCACGACGCTGTCGGTGCACGACCTGGCACGCGAGGTGCGCGCGGCCGTCGGCGACGGGGCACCCGAGGTGCTGCGCGTCAACGTGGTCGCGTTCGGCTTCAAGTACGGCCTGCCGCTGGACGCCGACCACGTCGTCGACGTCCGCTTCCTGGCCAACCCGTACTGGATCACCGAACTGCGTCATCTCACGGGCCGCGACGCCGCCGTGCGCGACTTCGTGCTCACCCGCCCGGGAGCCCGCCAGTTCGTCGATCGCTACGTCAGCGCGCTGGAGCCCGTGCTGGCCGGCTACCTGCACGAGGAGAAGCGGTACGCGACCCTCGCCGTCGGGTGCACGGGCGGCAAGCACCGTTCGGTCGCGATCGCCGAGGAGATCGCCGCTCGGCTGCGCGCCCAGGGTCTGCGCGTCACCGTCACCGCCCGCGACCTGGGCAAGGAGTAG